The Setaria viridis chromosome 6, Setaria_viridis_v4.0, whole genome shotgun sequence genome includes the window TATATAGGTGAAAGTGACAACCGCGATAAAAAGTGAGTGTACATGCACAGACATACAGCCAGGCCTATACGTATACacgccagagagagagagagtgtgtgtgtgcgtgtgtctTAACATCAGTCGCTGAAATcgatggtggcggtggagagcaCGTTGTCCCCGGTGGTGGGGTGCGCCGCCGGCACGTCGTTCACCACCGCGTTTCCCCGCTGCCAAACCTGGGTGAACTTgctccccttccctcccgaCAGCACCACCGTGGCGTACACCACCATCTCCTTCCCCTCCGCGTCGtgctccgccgccacgcccgaCACCGGGAACGCCAGGTCcccgggcgcggcgggcgccatGGACGGCGCGTAGCTGTCGAGCACCGTCGGGTACGCGGCGAGGGTGCCGTTGGCGCGGCGGAACGCCACCACGGCGTTGGTGCCGACCATGCCG containing:
- the LOC117860216 gene encoding cytochrome b561 and DOMON domain-containing protein At5g47530, encoding MAVSGNAHRRSASSAFVSLAVVVLACSSFLTSSVAEAASPCSSHTFTGNGGGRLYASCADLPRLGATLHYNYTAATNTVAIAFRAPTQGEDEGGWVAWGINPSGRAGMVGTNAVVAFRRANGTLAAYPTVLDSYAPSMAPAAPGDLAFPVSGVAAEHDAEGKEMVVYATVVLSGGKGSKFTQVWQRGNAVVNDVPAAHPTTGDNVLSTATIDFSD